aaagaatcatgatttgtatcatcaacaactcaacctaataatatcaaatatatatgtaattacaaCAGAACAaagtgataataataattagacatattaaatcattttacctcacaaaatcaaaatatgcaaaatatataacatttttcattatacaTCCCTCTCCTGCAAAAATCAGAtcaaagaagacaaaaaaaaaattaacaaatcaaaggtataaaaaatgaagaataaggaaaataaaaataaaataacgatCATGGAATATCTCAAAGTGGGTTTTTATAGGTGTAATATTTAggagttataatttttatattaaatattttgaaggttatgaatatgaaaggttagGAGTTAGGAGGTGTAATGCTCattaactaatttattaatagcaatatatatatatatacacataatattattgtgtaaaaagaaataatctaaaaagacctttttttaaaaataaaaatatatatttttctcaccATTGAGGCATGCCACATAGGCTGATTGAagatcctcatttatatatatatattgatttttgtatgaaCCGATCAAATGATAAAAATTCTCTTCAATCAAGCtaattttcttaaatcattAAGAAGAGCAAAGTTGGAATCAgtgttttcaaatatatattatttagataaattacctgaattttatagtaaatatataattaattaatatatgaaaataaacaatttaataatgataaaattgataattaacAATAAGGAAAAGGGTCACTTGTAGTACTGTTTAGCAGTTAAATATGTTTCCCATTAAGAGGAGATCAAGttcacattttaatttcaaaataggtTTGAATAATAGTAGATATATGAAATTACTTTGCTATTTTTTTATCGTACAAAATTGAGATTATTAAATTATGAGAATTTATAATAATCctgtaattatatatttaataagcTATTATCTAATTTTTAGTTATCATCTTCAATGATGAGAGCTAGCACGTAAAGTGAATAAGCGagacaaaataatcaataatgatCAAGATATATTTATATCCTCCTTACCTCATCAATATGTGGGCCATCGGagatttcttaattttttaatcgttttttaaaaaatgtgttttactttaaaacacacaaaaaatcaaaaatatatttttacttttctaaATTATGTATCAAGTCAtaacaatacaaataaattaaaataaaatgatatcgCTATTCAAATTGAGTATAAATGAACGACACAAGTATAAAGAAATTTTTGCGGTTTGCACGTATATTCTTTGCTATGACTTACCCCTTATCCTacgttatttaaaaaaaaaaattgatttacacCACAATATATTTGCTTCActacaaaaattattaaaaagtcaatttttcaataattacAAAGTGCAAAACAGGACGTTGGGAATAAAGAAAACAGAAATAATTGTTTAAATTAAAagacttcaaaaattatttaaaaagatcTCCTCTTTCtttctattaaaataattcCTTTCATCTCTCTCTCCCCTCTTTAAGTTACCAACTTCCATTACCATATAATTCAACCTTTTTATGGTTTTGTTGTGAATCAAAAGCATCACCGTGCAAAATCATGTACAAACAAAAGATAAGGTGTCATCGCAAAAAGAGGTAGGAGTGCAATATTCGTCAGtttgattttgaagtttatcAGTTTAATTTATAGAATCATAAATATATTGACTTGTCGATTTTTGGTTTATCGATTATTGATTATTATCGATTTACTAATTGATTTAACTGTTACGATTTGACAAAAAAACACTGAAAATCACTTAATAATAaggtgacaaaccaaataaatCATGCACATGAGTTCACAAGTTACATCTTTCTCAAAAGTAAGCACTTTTACATTGTAGAATAACCAAGAGTTAGGGACAACCAGAAGTAAAAGTAGGAAATCAAATTCTAAGTCAAgtactttatatacaaaatgatataaatatagtTATTTAACTTACTATCAGATTATCGGtttaccaattaaaaaaaactaaaaccgTTAAGAATTGACAatccaataataaaaaaaatcaaaatttttatcaaaagcGCTAGATCAATaaccaaatataaataaatcaataacttttttcaatttcaattatcAGTTTCTATTTGTTTTTAAGCGGCCCTAATGCAAATCATGAATCgctctatatatataaatcttgtaGTTAGGATTTTGATTGTGTTGTTACGGTGttctttttgtaatatttttaacagggaaaatatatttttcttatatattttaaagtaattttgctttaaaatttttatttattcttaattagataaattataattatataacaatatattataatttgtttttagaTAACAAGATTTTAAAAAGTCATGCCTAATATGTGACATATTGGTTGGTTTTTAGTCGGGCCTAGATCAATTTTACATTATGTTAGGATCTAACAATTTACATTTACGAATTCCATTGATTTAATCACTTTAGAAAATAGCAGTTCACCAATTTTATCTATTCATCATCGTCGATAATTATAAACTTGTGTTACTGTTTTTTATCAATTACATGTCAATATTCATCACTAATAATGACACATTCATTATATTGTCAATCCATTATAATCAGTCGTCGTTGTTACTGTCACTGATCACCATTTACAATCATCACTATCAACCATCACTTTATATATTGCTATCTTCGCTAATTATTAATCACCACCATAAGCTGTTACTATCATCCACCACAACTATCAATCTCAACTGCCAATCACCACACTTCtctcaaaaagttttttttaaaaaaaaaaacactaattttAACAAAGCGACTTCTTAAAATAAGAAGTTCATGATAGCGTGGGGAAACAGTTAATCGAACGTCGATCATTAGCGTAACTTTGGCAAAAAGAGAAAACTATTAGTTATCTCGATTTGTCATAAAATGAAAAGTGAcaagtaaaaatttattttgttttaattttttaataatggtAGGATTAACTTAAGTACAATTAATTTAACTACTAATTAATTTTCATGGTAATCCACATATGATTTTCCAACAAGTTCACGTGTGACATATCTTTATAAAATTGAGCAactccaattttttttgaattttgatggaTTATGAGCATTAATAAGGCTATTAGCTGGACCTAATTCACCATCTAATCTTGGATTTTGAAATGTTGCTActgacattctttttttttctgagTTCACCACTGATCTATGCTCTATGTAAATTCCATTTGAGAAAATctggcaaaaaaaaaagagaaaacttTACACAAAGCTTACAAAGAGTAAAACCAAATAAAACAAATGGAATGTGGTAAAAAAAATGCTCgaaattgatttattaattaagtacaAAGATTCATTTTTGAATCAAGTTATTAAGAAATGATATTTCCCCCCTATATTTTACACTAACTTACCTTCACATAAAATAGGATGGATTTAAATCATTTCATCAATTGCTTAGATAgtattatctttttaatttgtCTAAAAaggattttaattttatatacttagaaatatttttattttaattttttactgaaataatatattgtcacataaatatctaaatgattctttctttttcatactACATGTTATCTTATttggaaaatgcacaagtaccctttCAACATATGcttgaaatttcagagacacacttatattatactaagatTCTATTATCCCtgaacttatattttataaatatttttctactccttttaggcctacgtgacactatcttgtgggttcagcgtgtgttgacattttttcaaTCTAGTACCACGTAGACCAAAAaagagtagaaaattatttataaaataagttcaggggtaatagaaccttcgtatagtataagtatatctctgagatttcagaAATAGACTaagggggtacttatgcattttccatTCAATATCATCACATAAACCGAAACacgagaaaataaaaaaataaaaaaaaaagtaaaggagAGAATGATGGAATTAGTACCTCCAAAGCATCTCCAACATTGACTACAAAGGCATTAGAAAGGGGTAAAATGGGAAtccattttttaatttgaagacCTTCAATTTCATTGACTTGAAGAAGTATTGTTAAAGCAGAGGAATCTGAGTTAGGGAAAAGTCCCATCACTTTGTTTGGTTGTGGACATGGTGGATAATAATTCATCCTCATTAATTGCATTCCTTCTTCAAAAACACTccacttctttttcttcaatccCCAAAGCTTTACCcaacattttcaatactttcatGCTTAGCTCATTCACTTTTTTTAGTACTCTTCAACCGCTTTTCTGTATAATACAGTAAAAtctcactaaattaatattgttacaatcttaaattattattattaatacttgTTTCCTCAACTATTTTATAATCCAATTTGATTATCCTATACATATTGACTAGCTAGGATGATCTAGTTCGATTATTCCGTGTGTGGTCGATAAATTTGAATATTAGCtgattatatatgaaaaaaaaaaggaagaaatttaatttttaccaCACCCTACCACTTACGCCGACACCAAGCAGTCTatcccaaaaaatataaaaaagaaattaatttgtttttttaaaaagaaaattctttattttctataaCCTCAccccacaaaaaaataaatgaattattttttagaaataaaacttGTGGTCCTTTGCCTCTGCTACGTTTTAATAGGTGGGGAAATATATAGACAGGTAAGTAGCTACTCAACATTTtctataatttgaaataatttggCTAGTGCACATTTACTTCGTCAAAAATATTGGGAGGCTTGGCAAGCCCTCGCCTCACCAAAAAATTGTATTACAAAATTAGAGGTCGAATCTCAAAATTACTTAATTTCAAGTATAAATTCTAGGCATTAAATCGGCCACTGGACTTGGGCAGGCCTAAATCAATTTTACcacccctaattaattaaagaccCAACTAATTAACGTTTcgaatcaaacaaaaataaattaaaacaatattttttaaaattttgaatatgagGTGATACTGTTAATTACAATTTTCATAATTCGTTTGTGTTTACATAGTTAAGAATATTGTTTGTACCtatcaaatgaattttttaacaCAAATATAAGGTTTGAGTTAAAGTTATTGAGTTATGTCAAATCAGTATCCAGGATGGCGGACCTTGATGGCAAGGGCATTTTGTGTCAAAGAGCAGATAATAGAGCATAATTGCTCTGTTCTCAATAATTCAGCAACATATTTTTACCCTTTCCCAATTCAAATATAGAATTGGAAGTTTATGCATTTCTTAATGgttttgaatataaatataagCAATAACTGTTCTTCTGCACCCTTTTACATCACATGAGATAGCTCATACAACTAAACAGACCACCATTGCTACAATAATTATTAAACAAGCAGTAAATATTTGAGCGGAATAAAATGCAACATTGATCAATTGCTCCCATGATCTCCATTTCCAATCCTTAGAGTATCTAGGTATGATTTTCCAAGGAGCTCTCGAGAAAAAAATCCTTTGAAGTAATCGGCCACTCCAATCCTCCTATATTTTGCAGGGGATCGAGGAGTGAGGAGACTTGGTGCTGGACCTAAATCTCCATCCCATTTGGGGCTAAAAAATGTAGCAATAGAGACCCTCTCCTTATCCTCATTAACGATGGCTCGATGTTCAATGCTCTTGTAAATTCCATTTGTCACAATCTGCAAAAACAAAATTAGCAGAGCTTTACCCACAAAACTGACTTGTATCATACTAAACACACATATTTCTCACCTCTAAAATATCTCCAATGTTGACAACAAAGGCATCGGGAAGATATGGAACCGGAATCCAACCTCCATCTTTCTTAATTTGAAGACCTTCAGTTTCATTAACCTGAAGTAATATAGCTAGACCAGTAGCATCAGTATGAGGGCAGAATCCCATTACGCGCTCTGGTTGAGGACAAGGAGGATAATAATTCATTCTCATCATTTGTGTCCCGTCTTGTTCAAATAATACATTCATATCCTCTGTTTTCATCGCTAAAGCTCTTGCCATTACGTACAGAATTTTCATGGCAAGTTCCTTCAGTGCTGTTGAGTATTGTTCCAATGCATCCCTTAACGGTCCAAGAATTTAAATGttgtatagaaaaaaaaagattcactaaatatttaatCGTAAACTCAGTTATATATTGTCGTACGTACTTGAGTGAGACAGGAAGCTTTGGAAACAAGTGAGGTTTTCGCAAATGAGTAGGGAGAGTGATCATGTAAAGTATATCAGCCCAATCTAACTTTTGCTCTTCAGATACAACAAATGCTTGCCCGTATCCTTCGAGATCTCCTTCTTCTTGCTCGAATTTCGTCTTCTCTTCCATTGGTAGATTGAAAAATGCTCTGATTTCCgatttcactttcttcatcaatgATGAATTCACTCCATGATTCACCAACTGcacatgtatttttttaaagaaatcgatatcatcaatttatttttaaattaaaagatatggTCGATAATCAAAAAGATTGTCAGATTTTGTTTCTTCCTAGGTTAGTTCCAATAGGTCAAAAAAGAATATCACTTGTTATATTTAATAAGATTATTGTATGTTTTGGATTGCAGTTGTATTATTGATGGTTAAATAAGTCAACTCCAACATTTCTGTaacataaaacaataatttaaaaaaaaaactgtgtTTTTTGATCTATAAACCTGAAAAAATCCCCATTCTTTGCAAGCAAGATGAAGCCTCACGAGTTCcgaatcatcatcaatatctccAATTTCCAGCAATTTTTTCATATCAATAACTGGAAATTGAGGTAATATGGAAGAATATGATTGATTTTCAATATCATCGCGTATATATCGCGATGGAACGGCTGCTAGTTGTTGCTTTGCAAGTTCTTGAACCTTAGGGACTTTCAGAGAACCACCTAGCTTTCTTAACTTTGCTTCTTCCATTGatgaagtttttaattttttttcctcaaacTTGTTTTACAAAGTAAACTTATTGAGATATGAAATAATAACGTGTATCATAtaatgcaaaaagaaataatggacatttttatttgtctagAATAACGTgcattatataatataaaaaaaaggtcATGTTTAATTGTCTAGTATATGTTCGGTGGACTATCTCAACTTGATTATCGTGAAAGAGTTTTATTATTAGATTTATATTAACGGAATTCAAATCATGCATAGAGAAATTAAATCACTTAGCAacttcttttgttgtttttttttatttttcttcaaattaaccTTATGTGAAGAATTTTAATCttaactatataaaataaaattcatgatgaaagaaaacataagttataattttattcaacaGAGGATAAAATGAAGCATATTATTGCTACGAATGTCTTGAatatgcaaaagaaaaaaattattacgcGCTAAATTCAAAGTTTGTACTATTACGACTTCATTAAACATAATTTGTTTAGCTTTTCAGAaactgaaatttataaaatgatagatttgtaattttttattttttaaaaaataaatcaattttattattctattcatttt
This window of the Solanum pennellii chromosome 2, SPENNV200 genome carries:
- the LOC107009247 gene encoding protein SRG1-like, with amino-acid sequence MEEAKLRKLGGSLKVPKVQELAKQQLAAVPSRYIRDDIENQSYSSILPQFPVIDMKKLLEIGDIDDDSELVRLHLACKEWGFFQLVNHGVNSSLMKKVKSEIRAFFNLPMEEKTKFEQEEGDLEGYGQAFVVSEEQKLDWADILYMITLPTHLRKPHLFPKLPVSLKDALEQYSTALKELAMKILYVMARALAMKTEDMNVLFEQDGTQMMRMNYYPPCPQPERVMGFCPHTDATGLAILLQVNETEGLQIKKDGGWIPVPYLPDAFVVNIGDILEIVTNGIYKSIEHRAIVNEDKERVSIATFFSPKWDGDLGPAPSLLTPRSPAKYRRIGVADYFKGFFSRELLGKSYLDTLRIGNGDHGSN